ACGGCGCGTTGCTTTCGCCATCTGGGAACGTCACCGCCATCACAAGTCCGTCTGGCGCTATCGCCTTCGTTAACTGCTCGATGCTGGCGGCGAGGGAAAAGCCATCGACAAGCGGGAGCCTGGCGTGAAGTGCCGAAAGCGCAGCCAGTTCCGCCCAACGAGGCTGCACGCCCGCGACGTTTTTGGCCGCTTCGTTCGCCAGAACGCGAACGGCATGCCGCCCGAGTGAATCGTTGGTGCAAATGCCGAAGTCGACACCCGCCCCCGCGTACCAACGGGGCCACAGCCGCAACGCGGAAGATGCCATGAAGGAGGCAATCTGCTGGACTACGTCTTGCGAAGATCTCCACGGCTGGGTGGTCCGAAACAGCACCCGAATGAAGTTTCGAGGCAGTTCGGCTTGATCAATGAGTGTCCGCAGGTCGCCTGGCTCTAAACCGGCGAGGGAAAGCGGCATCCCCCGTTTGGCATTCAAGACGAATGTTGCGACATCTGCCGGATTGAGAACTTGGTCGCTATCGCAAAAAGGAAGCAAAGTCTCGTAACATTGATTGATAAACCTGCCGATCGCTTAAGCTTAGACGTGACGGCTTTGATTTGCAAGATTACAATGACCACTGGTGTTCTCTAAAAGCCCTCTGTCTGCAAGGCCTCCCGATGCACGCCATGTCGAGCACGGTCTGTTGGGGAACCGGCTTTTCACGATGCCCCGCTGAATCAAAAAGCTCCCGCCGAGGCGGGAGCTTTGTCAGCAGTGTGAAGGCGGCCACGGGGCCGCTTTTTTCGATGGTTGCGAGTTCACGCGGCGCGGATGCGCGCCCGTCAATGCTTGAAGCTGAACCGCTGTTTCGGCGCCTGCTCCGGCTCCAGCTCGCGATCGAACCCGAAATCCGGCGGGAGCGGAATATCACTGCGGGGATCCGGCGGCGGCAAGGCGGAATCCGCCATGTAGCTGCGTGGATTGGGTGCCGGCCTTTGCACACCGACCGGCGTCAAGGGCGTTGCCTGTTGACCAGCGCTGGAATTGATCGTCGTCTGGCCGACGGCCGACCACTGGCTGGCGCCGAACCAGACCTGAACGAGTTGATGCTCGTCTTCGGTGAGCTTCACTCCCGCATGGTGGCACTTCGCCAGCACGAAATCGCGATAGGCGCGCGCCACGGCCGCCGGGGAGCGGGTATGTTCAAGCCATGGGTCGATCTCGTCCACCGCGTCGAGCACGAAAGACACGTCCTTCATCGCGACGCGAAGCCCCTCGCGCGTGGCCCGCTCGACGACCGCCTGCGCTGTCTTCACGGGAGCGAATCCGCGCTCGTGAACCTCGGTCGCGATGAGCGTGAACAGCAGCTGATATTCGCTTGGAGGAAGCGGCGGCGCCTTGCAGGCGTCGTAGATGCGGGTGATCGAGGTTTGCAGTTCTGCGAGCTTGGACGAGCCCGTTTCCTGCGGCTGAGGTTGCGGAACAGGCTGCCTGTCCACAAGCTTCTGCGGAGCAGGCTGCGGCGACGCCAGATCGACGCGCTCCTCGATCCTGTGCCGCGTGGGATCGTAGACGAAATGCGGCGGCTTGTCCGTGAGACGGAAGTTGTCGGGCAGCGTGGCGTTGAGGAAGTTCAGGAATCCGCCGGAGCCTGCCCAGTTCGTGCCCAGCGTCTTCGCGTGACCGAGGATTTTTTGCGCGCGGTCTGCCAGATAGGCGATCGGAACGGGCTTCTCGGAGGATTGCACCACATCGAGGACGAGATTCAGGATCTCCGCCCCGATCGACTGGAAGTCCTCGATCAGGGATTGCACCGCCGAATTCGCATGCCCCGAAGGCAGCCTGCGCTTTGCCGGTTCCTGCGGAAGGTTATAGCCGCTGTAATTTGGCGCGGCGGGGATCGCCTGCGAAGGTGCTCCATAAGCGGGAGGCGCCGGAATGGCCTGGGCCGGTGCGCCGTAAGCAGGCGTCGGCGCGGGTATCGCCTGTGCGGGCGCGCCGTAGCCCTGAAACGAGGGATGACCGTTGAAGCCGGCTTGCGGCACTGCCGGAAGCGATGACGCTGGCGCATGCGCCGCCGGAAGAGTGGCGGGAGGCGTGTGCGAGCGGCTCTGCTCGTAGCCCGGCTGTCTTGCGCCGTCATAGCCGAGGCGCGGCGCACGGTCCTGACCGATCATCGGCGCATCGCCCGCCGTCTCGCCGAGAAGGAAGGAGATCATGTCGCGTTCTTCGATCCAGCCGTCGCTGAACGCCTTGTAGATATCCGCTGTGCTTTCATTCGCATAGACCACGGTGCGGCGGTCGTGCGAACGAAGATGATGCAGAACGGGCGTGAAATCGGCGTCGCCCGAAAGGACGATGAATTCGCCGAAGCGCGTCGGATGCTCCAGAAAATCGCGGATGTCGCACGCGATCTTGATGTCGGTGCCGTTCTTGAACTGGTTGGAAAGCGGCTGGCAATCCACAACTTCGAGCCCCGCCATCATGAAATTCACGCGGACGTCGGCGAAGTTGTGCGGATCGTGCGGGCCGCCACGGCTGACGAGCTTCCGGCCCGGATTGCCATAGCAGCGCGCCACGGCGAATCGCCGCCGCACATAATCGGAATGCGACTTGAAGCGGACAAGCCCGCCCGTCGCGATTCGAGCCATCCATTCAGCCGGATTGCGGGCGAATCGCCCGGCGGCTTCCTCGCTCTGGCGGCGCAAGGATAGATACACGTTGTCGAAATCGACGAACAACGCGGAAAGGCAGACCTCCGCGGACCCCGGAATCATAGCTCTATACCCCGCTCGGACCATCGTCTGCCAACATGACCCCTCAAACCGGCACACGATAGTTTATTTAAATTTATGGCCATTTAGCAAGGCTCCTGCTCAGCCCGCTCCAACTCCGGCCACTCTCATTTCGGAAACGTGAAGCGAATTGCAAAGCGGGCTCCTTGCCCCAGATCGAGCCTCGTCCGCATTCGAGGCCCGAAATCCCGCTGTCGCTCGCGCCACTCCGAGAAGCTAAGGCATTAAATGTTAAACGGCTCCCCCGTGCAAGCCCAACCTCCGCGCGCGGAGCTTATCCACATGGTGCGGAGCGGAGAGGACTGAAAACTCCCCGCGCCGTTGCATCTCCTATTGACCGGCCTTTACAAGCTCTGGCTGTACCGTGGCGTTTTCTTGCCCGGGCCGTTGGGTTCGTCTCTCGACGCCCGGCACAGCAACCCGGAACACAAGCGCGTAAAGCGCCGGCAGAAATGTCATCGTGAGCACCGTTGCGGCGAGGATTCCGCCCATCATCGCCACCGCCATCGGCCCCCAGAACGAAGACCCCGCGAGCGGAACGAGCGCCAGCACGGCCGCCGTCGCCGTCAGCATGATCGGGCGAAAGCGTCTGACCGCCGAGCCGACGATGGCATTATAGGTGTCGATTCCCGCAGCGAGATCCTGCTGGATCTGGTCCACGAGAATCACCGTGTTGCGCATGATGATGCCCGCGAGTGCGATCACGCCCAGAATCGCCACGAAGCCGAAAGGCATCTGCGTCACGAGCAGAGCGAACGAAGCGCCGATGATCCCGAGCGGCGCCGTCACGAGCACCAGCAGCGTGTGCGAGAAACTCTGCAATTGCACCATCAGCAGAAGGAGGACGACGATGACGAGGATCGGCACCTTCGCGGCAATCGACGTCTGCCCCTTGGCCGATTCCTCGACGCCGCCCTGCATTTCGATGCGATAGCCGAGCGGCAGACCAGCGCGGAGCGGCGCGAGTTCCTTGTAGATGGCGGTGACGACGTCGACCGACTGAACGCCATCCGGGATTTGTCCGCGAACGGTGATCGTCGGCAGGCGGTCGCGCCGCCATTCGACACCCGGTTCAAACACGAGCCGCGCCTTCGCGACCTGAGACACGGGTACGGCCCCGCCCGACGAGGTCTTGACGTAGGCGTTTTCCACCGCTGTAAGCAGGCCGCGCGTGCGATCGGGCTCGCGAAGAACCACGCCTATGGTCTGGTCCTTCTCCCGGAACTCCGCGAGCGTGTTGCCGGACAGCACCGTTTGCAGCGTCTGGCGCACCGCATTCGAGGTGACGCCGATAGCGCGCGCGCGGTCCTGATCGATATCGAGTTGCAGCGTCGGCGCAGGCTCAAGCCAGTTGTCGTGCAAATTGAAGACGAGCGGGTTCGCGGCGGCGGCCTTCGTCACCTCGTTCGCGATACGGCGTACCTCCGCACGGTCGGGCCCCTGCACGCGGAGCTGGATCGCCCAGCCCACCGGCGGCCCCAGCGTCAGCGGCTCTACCTTGAAGCGCACATTGGGGAATTCCGCCGACAGCAACGCGCGGATCCTGTGGACCACCGCATCGCGCATTGCCGTGCCTTCGGTGTTCTTCGGCAAAACGAGAAATTGCGAGAAATTCTTGGTTTGAAGCTGCTGATCGAGTGGGAGGAAAAAGCGCGGCGCGCCCTCGCCTACGAAGGCGGTGAAGGTCGCCACGTCGGGATCGGCGAGCAGCTTCTGTTCGAGCTTCTTCGCCGCGGCATCCGTTTCGGCGTATGACGAGCCCTCCGGAAGCCAGAGGTCGACGAGAATTTCGGGGCGATCCGAGCCGGGGAAGAACGACTTCGGCACGAACGCGAACCCGATGAGCGCCAGGATGAAGGTTGCGGCGGTGATCGAAACGACCTTCCTGCGATGCAGGATGCAAAACGCGATTGCCGCGCGGAGCCGCCGATAGATGGGCGTATCGTAGACGTCATGGTGCTCCGGGTTTTCCACCGGACGGTGACGCAGCATCGTGTGCCCGATATAGGGCGTGAAATAAACGGCGGCGAACCACGAGATGACGAGCGAAAGGCCCACCACCCAGAACAGGGAATTCACATATTCCCCCGATGTGCTCGCTGCGAAACCCACCGGGATGAAGCCCGCTGTCGTTATCAGCGTGCCCGTCAGCATCGGAAAGGCCGTCGATGTGTAGGCAAACGAGGCGGCCCGGACCTTGTCGAAGCCTTCGTCGAGCTTCCGCTCCATCATTTCGACGGCAATCATGGCATCGTCGACGAGAAGGCCGAGTGCGATGATCAGCGCGCCGAGCGAGATGCGCTGGAGATCGATTCCGATGATGAACATGGCGAGGAACGTCGCGGCGAGAACGAGCGGGATCGTCAGCGCGACGACCACGCCCGCTCGCCAGCCGAGCGCCAGCAGCGACACCGCGAGCACAATCAGCAGCGCCTCGCCGAGCGCCTTCAGAAACTCGCCGATGGCCTTCGTCACCACGGCGGGCTGATCGGAAATCTTCGTGAAAGTCACGCCCACCGGCAGTTCGTTATGAATCTGCGCGAGACCGGTTTCGAGCGTCTTGCCGACTTCCACCACATTATAGCCGTTCGACATGACGACGCCGAGCAGCACGGCCTCGTTGCCGTCGTGGCGGATGCGGGCGACCGGCGGATCTTCGAGGCCCCGCTTTACCTCCGCGATATCGCCGAGGCGGACGGTCTGCGCGCCCGCGCGAAGGCGAAGCTCGCGGATTTCATCGACGGTCATGATCGAGCCCTGAACGTCGAGCCGGACCGCTCGCTCGCTTGTCTGCACCGAACCGGCCGGCGCCTGACTGTTCTGCCCGTCCAGCGCCGCCTTGATGTCCGCTACGGCTATATTGCGTTCGGCCAGCACTCGCGACGGAATCTCGATGTAGACCTTTTCCGGTTGCACGCCGAGCAGGTCCACCTTGCCGACGCCCTCAACGCGGAGCAGGACATCGCGTGCGCTTTTCGCGAAGTCGCGCAATTCCGGATAGCTGAAGCCCTTACCCTCGATGGCGTAGAGCGCGAGGTAGGTGTCGCCGAACTCGTCGTTGAAGAAGGGCCCGACGACGCCCGCGGGCAGGTTCTGCTTGATGTCGCCGATCTTCTTGCGAACCTGGTAGAATGCATCGGGCACGTCGCGCCCCCTTGCATCGCCGCGCAATTCCACGAACACCACCGCACTGCCCGGATGAGTGTAGGACTGCACATAATCGAGATGGGGCGTCTCCTGAAGCTTGGTCTCGATCTTGTCGACAACCTGCTCCTGCATCTCGCGTACGGAGGCTCCGGGCCACTCGACCTGAACAACCATCATTCGGAACTGGAAGTCCGGGTCTTCCTTCTGGCCGAGGTTCTTCAGCGCATAGATGCCCATCGCGAGGATAAGAACCAGCAAGAACCGCGTCAGGCTTCCATGGCGAATGGCCCATGCGGAGAGATTGAAGCCGCCGTTGTCTTCGTGCCTTGCGGAAGCACGCTCGTTGGAGGGTTCCATTGTGTCGCGTCCCGATCGAGTTCTGTTCAGTAGGTCCGCGAGCCGTGGGCGGCTACCGTCGGGGAGAAATCCTGCGAGAGACGCACTTCCATGCCGTCTCTCAGAAACTGAATGCCGCCGCTGACAACGATCTCGCCCGGAATGAGGCCGGACGTTATGCGCACGCCATCCTCCGCCACTCCCCCGAGCGTCACTTCGCGGCGTGCGACCGTCTCGCGCGCCTTGTCAGCGACATAGACAACGGGCTTTCCCCCGTCTTCGGTAAGCGCGGTCAGAGGCACGACGACAGGCGGCGTCGCCTCCTTGACGCGAAATGTAACGGACGTCGTCATGCCAAGGCGCATTTCCGGCTTCGGATGCGCGATCGCCACGCGAACGGCATAGGTGCGCGAGGCCGTATCTGCGGCGCTGGCGATCTCGCGGATCTTGCCGTCGCTGCTTACTTCGGGCGCCGACCAAAGCGCGATGCGGGCAGGTTCGCCGACGCTGAGCCGCGCGATTTCATTCTCCGGCACTGCGGCCGCGACCTCTACGGATTCCGTGAGGGCGAGAGAAATCACCGCCTGGCCCGCGCTCACCACCTGCCCCGGCTCGGCGCGGACAGCCGTTACGATACCGTCCTTGTCGGCGACAAGAAGCGCATAGCTTGTTGCGTTCGCAGCCTGATCGAGCTGATCTTTCGCCGAGGTGTACGCTGCCGTTGCGGCGTCGTAGTCCAGCTTCCGCTGGTCATAGACGGCCTTGGCGATGAAGCCCTTCGGAAGCAGATAGGCCGCGCGGTCGAAGGCATCTTTCGCAACGTCGACGCGCGCCTTCGCGCTCTGAACACTGGCGCGAGCGCTGTTTTCCGCGAGCTTCAGGTCCACTTCGTCAAGGCGCGCGATCTTCTGGCCCGCCTTCACCTGTTCGCCGACATTCACGAAGCGCTCGACGATCTTGCCCGCAACTCGAAAGCCGAGCTGGCTTTCAATGCGAGGCGCAATCACGCCTGAGTAGGTGAGCGTGCGTTCAGCCGATGGCGGCTGGACGACGAAAGTCTTGACCGGGCGAGCGGGTTGCGACGCCTCCTGTTTGTCGCCGCATGCCGCGAGAGCGAGCGGGAGGAGAAGAAGGGTCACAGCACCCCGAACCTGCCACCGGGTGTGAAATGATGAATTCTCATAATCGTCATCAAAGGACAGCATGGATTCAGCCTCTTCTGCTTTTGCCTTAAGCCCTCAGGGCTGAAAGAACGAACGCGGCCATATCCGAGGCCGAAGGCGTCCTTGGGTTTGAACCGAATTGCGCGACGACGACCGGATGGGAGCAGACCATGATTGCGCCAACGGTGCGCCTCGCGGCCTGCTCAGGGTCTTGAGCGCGAAACTCGCCGGACGCAATGCCGCTTGCGATGATTTCGGCAACCATTTCGTCAATGAAACGAAGATGTGGCTCGATTACATCCCACTGCTCGTCCATGGCAACCACAACCATGTCGTGGACCTTCCTGTCATTGATGAGTGTGTTGCGAGTATGGTCCGACAGATGTTCGATGAACCGTGTCAGGCGGTCGCTCGCCGCGCCGCTTGCGCTTGCAATCGTCCGCAGACTGGTATGCAGCGTCGCGATGATGCGGGCGCAGATCGCCTCGTTGATCTCGGCCTTGGACCCGAAGAAACGGTACACGTTGGCGGGTGACATGCCGCATGCATGGGCGATGTCCGCGACTGTGGTCTTGGAGTAGCCGAAATGGCGAAACAGACGCTCGGCCTCCCCGAGGATGCGATCGCGCGTGATCTCAGCGGTCGACGTTTGCGTCATAGGCTATTTTCACCTGCGGCTGACTTGTGACGAATTTCGTTTTTTATCACTAATCAGAGAATGCGGCAGATGCAAGGTGGTTCCGTGGATGGCTGGCATTCACTTTTAGATAAGATTTATTGATAGCTCAAGAACGCGAAAAGCCCCGCAGGGCGGGGCTTTTCAAAGTGACGCTCTCGCTGAGGATGCCTTCGAGGCTTCCGCCGAGGCTTTAGCGCAGCTGCAGCCGAGCCGCGCCGGCGCCGACCGCGAGACCGGTCTGAGCCTTCACGCTGACGGGCTGAAGCGAAACGGTGCGACCGCTGCCGCCGACGAGGACATTCGCGCCCGCGCCGACGCCGAACGAGACGTCAGCCGATGCGCCGACATAATCGCCGCGCAGCGCGTGGCGGCGCAGGCTCGTCGGAGCGTAGACGGCCCAGACGAGGACGGCCTTGTCGCGGATGCCGACATCGGGGCCAAGGCGTTCGATCTTCGCGACGTAGTTTTCACGATGGCCGTAAGCGCTCGTAAAAACGCAGCGGGCTTCCTGCGTGGAGCCGACGAACACGCCCTGCGAAGGCGCCGTGAAGCAGCGCAACACGCCCGCGCGCACGCCGGCGTCGGCGGTCGTGGTCATTCCGAGCGCGATTGCGGCGCCCGAAAAGAAAGCAACAAGTTTATTCATAGTGTTCTCCCTCCATATTCGGTTCCCCACCTTCAAACTCCAGCTATGCGGCAAAGTTCCGGCACAGCGATGGCGGGGACGAATCGGACTCAAAGACAGGCACGATTTGAATGCTGCTATTTGAGTCGCAGCAGCCTCGTCCACAATAAAGTTGTGTCAAAATATTTCCGGTTGATTTGCTTTTATTATACTATCTTGAGTAGAGGTTGCGCAAATGCACCGTGAGTGCCTCCCGCAGAATGTGCGCCACCCGTTCCATCTCGCGGAGAGGCTCGTAAGTCCAGCTTTCTATTCGGCCGTCGAACATGCGAACGCGTCCGCTCCCTTCGAGACGCCGGACGAACTCCCCGAACTTGTTACGGCCGCCTTCTCGTCCGCGCCTGAACGGCAAACGGGCGATATGGACGGGCCTTCCCGTGCTTGCCGCCTCGGTGATCATGTTGATGGAATCGCACGTCACCACGAAGGCGTCCGCGTGCGCAAGCATGCCGAGATAGGGGTTCGCGCCGTTCTGACCGTCATAGATGTACGCGCCGGAGCCTGCCAGCGCCTCGGTGAGCGCGGCCATATTGGCCTCGCCCGTGCGCCGCGACCCGCTGACGAGAAGACCGAACCCTTGCGCCGCAAGCGCGGCAAGCTGCGCGCCCAGCACCGTCATATCCTCAGGGCGAAGGTCGTAGCGCGAATTGACGCCGCCGATCGCCACCGCAACACGGGGGCGGGGGATGGCGGCGAATGCGTCCGCCCAGCGAGGCGCCTCGGCCGCGAGCCTCGCCGGGGTTATGATGTGTAACGAGCCGTCCATCGTGACGATATTGTCACCCGTCACGCCGTCATGCCACGGCACCACGATGCGGTCGAACGAGCCACGCCGCACGACGGGATCCTGTATCTGCACCGTGAAGGTGCGTCCCTCGCTCGCCTCGCGCAGATATATAAGAGGCAGCGCGCCGGGCCGCCCGGTCGCGATGGCGATATCGGGCCACGGCGCTTCGAGCGATGCGCCGCTGCCGCTAAAGGCGAAGCGCTTGAATGCGGTGACGTACGGGCTGGCAATGCGCCACGGCTTGCGCAGCACGACGCGTTTCAGCACCGGTTCGAGGCCCATCGCTTCCGCAAGACCGAGCGACTGATTTTCGAGGCCGGGACGCCCGTCGCCGATAACCCAGCAACTCGGGAGCGGATGCGGCGACAAGCGGTCTCCGGCGGCTTCGGCAACGGTCTCATTCATGGCGTTTGCTCGCTTCTCTCGCCCTTCGCGCCGGTTGGCTTCCGCGCCACTTGACAGCCGAACGCAGAGCCCCGGCGCCGGATGGGTCCGCGCGACGCTCTAGCACGCACCTTCCATGGCGTAAACGGGCAGCCAATCGCAAGCGTACGACCCGGCACAAGGTCGGCCTTATAAAAGCGCCATCTGACGATTGCAGATGCCACCGGAAGGCGCGAGCTGCGCAATTGGAGTTGATGCACCGCGTCGTCTCGGCTATCGAGCCCGGGAACAAGGTTGGAGTTGTGCCGATGGTTTCGGTCGCGGAAGCGGCGTTGCGCGGGAAGGCAGATCCTTCGTCGCGGGCCCCTGTCGGGACCCTGGGGCTGACGCTCGGGCTCTTCGCGGTTTCATGCCTCATCGTCGCACGCTTCGTGCTTGCCGCGACGACCGACCTTGCCGAAGACGAAGCCTATTACTGGATGTGGTCGAAGCATCTGGCAGCCGGATATTACGACCACCCCGCCATGATCGCCTGGTGGATCCGCGCGGGCACCGAGATTTTCGGCGACACGGCTTTCGGCGTGCGATTCGTCGGCCTCCTGAGCACCGTCGCGGGATCATATCTCCTTTGGCGCGCGAGCCTTGCGCTGTTCGCCGACCGCGCGGCGGCGCTTCTTGCCGTCGTGTGGATGAACGGGACTATCCTTTCCGCCGCCGCCGGTATCGTCTCGACGCCCGACACGCCGCTCGCCTTTTTCGCGACATGCGTGCTGTTCGCGCTCGCGAAGCTTATCGAAACGGAGCGAGGCGCATGGTGGCTCGGTGTCGGCGGGGCTCTCGGCCTCGCCTTCATGAGCAAATACACCGCCGCGCTCATGCTGCCGGGCCTTTTTCTGTGGATGGCCGGCACGCGCGAAGGCCGCCGCTGGTTCCTGCGACCTGAGCCGTATCTCGGCGCTCTCGTCGCCATCGCGGCAATCGCCCCCGTCGTCTGGTGGAACTACGCCCACGACTGGGCGTCTTTCGCGAAGCAGGCGGCGCACGGCGTCAAGGACAAGCCTGCAAACGCCTTCGCGAGCGTCGGCGAACTGCTCGGCGGACAGGCGGGATTGGCGACGCCCCTCATATTCCTTTTCTGCCTGTGGGGCAGCTTTTACGCGCTCGCACGCGGATTGCGGCGCGGCGATGCGCGGTGGCTTCTGCTGGGCGGGATCGCCGCCCCGATGTGGGCATTCTTCATCGTCCACGCGGCGAGCCAGAAGATCCAGCCGAACTGGCCGGGGCTCGTGTACCCCTTCGCGATCCTCGCAGCCGTGCACGGCGGCCTTGCGGTGCTGGGGCATCGCCGCGCGCTCACGCTCCGCACCGCCTTCGTTGCCGCCCCTTTCATCGGCGCGGCTTTCACCCTTGTCGCGCTGCTTCAACTTGGCACGGGCGCGATTCCCATCGAGGCGAAAAAAGACCCGACGACGCGCATGAAGGGCTGGTCGGCGCTCGGCGCGGACATCGACCGTCTTCGGCGCGAGCATGGCGCGGGCCTCGTGCTGACGGATCGTTATGCCATCACGGGCGAACTGGCCTTCCACGGCATGGGCGCGGATGGCGTCGTGCAGATCAACGACCGGATCCGCTATTCCAATTTTCCATCGCCGGATGAATCCCGGCTGAAGGACGCGCCCGCGCTGCTGGTGCTCAAGGCGGGATCGCAGCAGAAGGCGTTCCCCGCCTTCGACAGCGCCGTTCAAATCGCCACCGTCACGCGACCGGGCGGATTGCAGCCCCGCGACGCTTATGCTGTATTCCTCCTCAGTGGATATCGCGGCGGCCTCTTCGCCTGCGATCCGGCGACCAGACAGGGCAAGACATGCAGCCAGATGTGACTGAAGCGCGGCGCATCGAGGCCGTACCCGCGATTGCCAAGGGGCCGGATCTCACCGTTATCGCGCCCACGTTCAACGAGCGCGACAACGTCGAGCCGCTGATCGAAAAGCTCGCCGCCGCGCTTTCCGGCGTCCATTGGGAAGTCATCTTCGTCGACGACGACTCGCCCGACGGGACCGCCGCCCATGTGCGCGAAGTGGCCCGCCGCGATTCCCGCGTGCGCTGCGTTCAGCGTCTT
This genomic window from Rhodomicrobium lacus contains:
- a CDS encoding ArnT family glycosyltransferase, encoding MVSVAEAALRGKADPSSRAPVGTLGLTLGLFAVSCLIVARFVLAATTDLAEDEAYYWMWSKHLAAGYYDHPAMIAWWIRAGTEIFGDTAFGVRFVGLLSTVAGSYLLWRASLALFADRAAALLAVVWMNGTILSAAAGIVSTPDTPLAFFATCVLFALAKLIETERGAWWLGVGGALGLAFMSKYTAALMLPGLFLWMAGTREGRRWFLRPEPYLGALVAIAAIAPVVWWNYAHDWASFAKQAAHGVKDKPANAFASVGELLGGQAGLATPLIFLFCLWGSFYALARGLRRGDARWLLLGGIAAPMWAFFIVHAASQKIQPNWPGLVYPFAILAAVHGGLAVLGHRRALTLRTAFVAAPFIGAAFTLVALLQLGTGAIPIEAKKDPTTRMKGWSALGADIDRLRREHGAGLVLTDRYAITGELAFHGMGADGVVQINDRIRYSNFPSPDESRLKDAPALLVLKAGSQQKAFPAFDSAVQIATVTRPGGLQPRDAYAVFLLSGYRGGLFACDPATRQGKTCSQM
- a CDS encoding efflux RND transporter periplasmic adaptor subunit → MTLLLLPLALAACGDKQEASQPARPVKTFVVQPPSAERTLTYSGVIAPRIESQLGFRVAGKIVERFVNVGEQVKAGQKIARLDEVDLKLAENSARASVQSAKARVDVAKDAFDRAAYLLPKGFIAKAVYDQRKLDYDAATAAYTSAKDQLDQAANATSYALLVADKDGIVTAVRAEPGQVVSAGQAVISLALTESVEVAAAVPENEIARLSVGEPARIALWSAPEVSSDGKIREIASAADTASRTYAVRVAIAHPKPEMRLGMTTSVTFRVKEATPPVVVPLTALTEDGGKPVVYVADKARETVARREVTLGGVAEDGVRITSGLIPGEIVVSGGIQFLRDGMEVRLSQDFSPTVAAHGSRTY
- a CDS encoding mitochondrial fission ELM1 family protein, with product MNETVAEAAGDRLSPHPLPSCWVIGDGRPGLENQSLGLAEAMGLEPVLKRVVLRKPWRIASPYVTAFKRFAFSGSGASLEAPWPDIAIATGRPGALPLIYLREASEGRTFTVQIQDPVVRRGSFDRIVVPWHDGVTGDNIVTMDGSLHIITPARLAAEAPRWADAFAAIPRPRVAVAIGGVNSRYDLRPEDMTVLGAQLAALAAQGFGLLVSGSRRTGEANMAALTEALAGSGAYIYDGQNGANPYLGMLAHADAFVVTCDSINMITEAASTGRPVHIARLPFRRGREGGRNKFGEFVRRLEGSGRVRMFDGRIESWTYEPLREMERVAHILREALTVHLRNLYSR
- a CDS encoding NYN domain-containing protein; the encoded protein is MIPGSAEVCLSALFVDFDNVYLSLRRQSEEAAGRFARNPAEWMARIATGGLVRFKSHSDYVRRRFAVARCYGNPGRKLVSRGGPHDPHNFADVRVNFMMAGLEVVDCQPLSNQFKNGTDIKIACDIRDFLEHPTRFGEFIVLSGDADFTPVLHHLRSHDRRTVVYANESTADIYKAFSDGWIEERDMISFLLGETAGDAPMIGQDRAPRLGYDGARQPGYEQSRSHTPPATLPAAHAPASSLPAVPQAGFNGHPSFQGYGAPAQAIPAPTPAYGAPAQAIPAPPAYGAPSQAIPAAPNYSGYNLPQEPAKRRLPSGHANSAVQSLIEDFQSIGAEILNLVLDVVQSSEKPVPIAYLADRAQKILGHAKTLGTNWAGSGGFLNFLNATLPDNFRLTDKPPHFVYDPTRHRIEERVDLASPQPAPQKLVDRQPVPQPQPQETGSSKLAELQTSITRIYDACKAPPLPPSEYQLLFTLIATEVHERGFAPVKTAQAVVERATREGLRVAMKDVSFVLDAVDEIDPWLEHTRSPAAVARAYRDFVLAKCHHAGVKLTEDEHQLVQVWFGASQWSAVGQTTINSSAGQQATPLTPVGVQRPAPNPRSYMADSALPPPDPRSDIPLPPDFGFDRELEPEQAPKQRFSFKH
- a CDS encoding DUF992 domain-containing protein; the protein is MNKLVAFFSGAAIALGMTTTADAGVRAGVLRCFTAPSQGVFVGSTQEARCVFTSAYGHRENYVAKIERLGPDVGIRDKAVLVWAVYAPTSLRRHALRGDYVGASADVSFGVGAGANVLVGGSGRTVSLQPVSVKAQTGLAVGAGAARLQLR
- a CDS encoding TetR/AcrR family transcriptional regulator, whose amino-acid sequence is MTQTSTAEITRDRILGEAERLFRHFGYSKTTVADIAHACGMSPANVYRFFGSKAEINEAICARIIATLHTSLRTIASASGAASDRLTRFIEHLSDHTRNTLINDRKVHDMVVVAMDEQWDVIEPHLRFIDEMVAEIIASGIASGEFRAQDPEQAARRTVGAIMVCSHPVVVAQFGSNPRTPSASDMAAFVLSALRA
- a CDS encoding efflux RND transporter permease subunit, producing MEPSNERASARHEDNGGFNLSAWAIRHGSLTRFLLVLILAMGIYALKNLGQKEDPDFQFRMMVVQVEWPGASVREMQEQVVDKIETKLQETPHLDYVQSYTHPGSAVVFVELRGDARGRDVPDAFYQVRKKIGDIKQNLPAGVVGPFFNDEFGDTYLALYAIEGKGFSYPELRDFAKSARDVLLRVEGVGKVDLLGVQPEKVYIEIPSRVLAERNIAVADIKAALDGQNSQAPAGSVQTSERAVRLDVQGSIMTVDEIRELRLRAGAQTVRLGDIAEVKRGLEDPPVARIRHDGNEAVLLGVVMSNGYNVVEVGKTLETGLAQIHNELPVGVTFTKISDQPAVVTKAIGEFLKALGEALLIVLAVSLLALGWRAGVVVALTIPLVLAATFLAMFIIGIDLQRISLGALIIALGLLVDDAMIAVEMMERKLDEGFDKVRAASFAYTSTAFPMLTGTLITTAGFIPVGFAASTSGEYVNSLFWVVGLSLVISWFAAVYFTPYIGHTMLRHRPVENPEHHDVYDTPIYRRLRAAIAFCILHRRKVVSITAATFILALIGFAFVPKSFFPGSDRPEILVDLWLPEGSSYAETDAAAKKLEQKLLADPDVATFTAFVGEGAPRFFLPLDQQLQTKNFSQFLVLPKNTEGTAMRDAVVHRIRALLSAEFPNVRFKVEPLTLGPPVGWAIQLRVQGPDRAEVRRIANEVTKAAAANPLVFNLHDNWLEPAPTLQLDIDQDRARAIGVTSNAVRQTLQTVLSGNTLAEFREKDQTIGVVLREPDRTRGLLTAVENAYVKTSSGGAVPVSQVAKARLVFEPGVEWRRDRLPTITVRGQIPDGVQSVDVVTAIYKELAPLRAGLPLGYRIEMQGGVEESAKGQTSIAAKVPILVIVVLLLLMVQLQSFSHTLLVLVTAPLGIIGASFALLVTQMPFGFVAILGVIALAGIIMRNTVILVDQIQQDLAAGIDTYNAIVGSAVRRFRPIMLTATAAVLALVPLAGSSFWGPMAVAMMGGILAATVLTMTFLPALYALVFRVAVPGVERRTQRPGQENATVQPELVKAGQ